A window of the Thermoleophilia bacterium SCSIO 60948 genome harbors these coding sequences:
- a CDS encoding SDR family oxidoreductase → MPDLMAADETDRSILLTGFPGFIGRRLAAELLERDPATKLVALVEGKMADDAKQAAAELDAERIEVVSGDIGERHLGLADSDWERLSAAVDVVYHLAAIYDLAVPFEAAQRVNVDGTGNVLEFCEACEANGGLDRLNYVSTAYVAGDRHGVVYEHELSLGQGFKNHYESTKFQAELWVEKLRDRVPTTIYRPAIVVGDSKTGRTAKFDGPYYILRMARKLAESHRPMSQIGSGSVPFNVVPVDFVVEAMLAGAAEPTAVDATLHLVDPDPLSTHELFELLTDELTGTKPKLRIPPKIAEFAMRSPQMREAFGNTPRQSIRYLNHSVRFDARQATDLLAKQGLECPRFTDYVSTIVGFYRDHADDPAFA, encoded by the coding sequence ATGCCCGACCTCATGGCTGCCGACGAAACCGATCGATCCATCCTGCTGACCGGATTCCCGGGCTTCATCGGGCGCCGGCTGGCGGCTGAGCTGCTCGAGCGAGACCCAGCGACGAAGCTCGTCGCGCTCGTCGAGGGGAAGATGGCCGACGACGCCAAGCAGGCCGCCGCGGAGCTCGACGCGGAGCGCATCGAGGTGGTCTCGGGAGACATCGGTGAGCGCCACCTCGGGCTCGCCGACTCGGATTGGGAGCGGCTCTCGGCCGCGGTCGACGTCGTCTACCACCTGGCGGCGATCTACGACCTCGCCGTCCCGTTCGAGGCCGCCCAGCGCGTCAACGTCGACGGCACCGGAAACGTCCTCGAGTTCTGCGAGGCCTGCGAGGCCAACGGCGGGCTCGATCGCCTCAACTACGTCTCGACCGCCTACGTCGCCGGCGACCGCCACGGGGTCGTCTACGAGCACGAGCTCTCGCTCGGCCAGGGATTCAAGAACCACTACGAGTCGACGAAGTTCCAGGCCGAGCTCTGGGTCGAGAAGCTCCGTGACCGCGTCCCGACGACGATCTATCGCCCGGCGATCGTGGTCGGCGACTCGAAGACCGGCCGCACGGCCAAGTTCGACGGCCCCTATTACATCCTGCGGATGGCCCGCAAGCTCGCCGAGAGCCACCGCCCGATGAGCCAGATCGGCAGCGGATCGGTCCCGTTCAACGTCGTCCCGGTCGATTTCGTCGTCGAGGCGATGCTCGCGGGCGCGGCCGAGCCGACGGCCGTCGACGCGACCCTCCACCTCGTCGATCCCGACCCACTCTCGACGCACGAGCTGTTCGAGCTCCTGACCGACGAGCTCACGGGGACGAAGCCGAAGCTGCGGATCCCGCCGAAGATCGCCGAGTTCGCGATGCGCTCGCCGCAGATGCGTGAGGCCTTCGGCAACACGCCACGCCAATCGATCCGCTATCTCAACCACTCCGTGCGCTTCGACGCGCGCCAGGCGACGGACCTCCTCGCCAAGCAGGGCCTCGAGTGCCCGCGGTTCACCGACTACGTCTCGACGATCGTCGGCTTCTACCGCGATCACGCCGACGACCCGGCGTTCGCCTAG
- a CDS encoding ATP-binding cassette domain-containing protein codes for MSGASANSPAIETENLSKDFGDVHALGGVTLSVPQGTVLGLLGPNGAGKTTAVRILTTLLAPSGGSARVAGLDVVDDADRLRAQIGLAGQYAAVDENLTGFENLDMVGRLYHMGRKPAADRAKELLERFSLADAGDRLVRTYSGGMRRRLDLAAALVARPPIVFLDEPTTGLDPRSRISLWETIEERVSAGTTVLLTTQYLDEADRLADSIAVIDRGTVIAEGTSDQLKDRLGGERLEVEPDDTAQLETARAALAELAADEPALEDGHVKFAPRERQGVIAEAVRRLDRAGVGIADIAIRRPTLDDVFLQLTGRGVDEVENGEAGAEGEAGEEGR; via the coding sequence GTGTCCGGAGCCAGCGCAAACTCACCCGCGATCGAGACCGAGAACCTCTCGAAGGACTTCGGTGACGTTCACGCGCTCGGTGGTGTGACCCTCAGCGTGCCCCAGGGCACGGTTCTCGGGCTGCTCGGACCGAACGGTGCCGGCAAGACCACAGCGGTGCGGATCCTGACGACGCTGCTCGCGCCGAGCGGCGGCAGCGCGAGGGTCGCCGGGCTCGACGTGGTCGATGACGCCGACAGGCTGCGAGCGCAGATCGGGCTCGCGGGGCAGTACGCCGCCGTCGACGAGAACCTGACCGGGTTCGAGAACCTCGACATGGTCGGCCGGCTCTACCACATGGGTCGCAAGCCGGCGGCCGACCGCGCGAAGGAGCTGCTCGAGCGCTTCTCGCTCGCCGACGCCGGCGATCGCCTCGTCCGCACCTACTCCGGCGGCATGCGCCGGCGGCTGGACCTCGCCGCGGCTCTCGTCGCGCGGCCGCCGATCGTCTTCCTCGACGAGCCGACGACCGGGCTCGACCCGCGCTCGCGGATCTCACTGTGGGAGACGATCGAGGAGCGCGTCTCGGCCGGCACCACGGTCCTGCTGACGACGCAGTACCTCGACGAGGCCGACCGGCTCGCCGACTCGATCGCGGTCATCGACCGCGGCACCGTCATCGCCGAGGGCACCTCCGACCAGCTCAAGGACCGGCTCGGGGGCGAGCGGCTCGAGGTCGAGCCCGACGACACCGCCCAGCTCGAGACCGCGCGCGCGGCGCTGGCCGAGCTCGCCGCCGACGAACCGGCGCTCGAGGACGGACACGTGAAGTTCGCGCCGCGCGAGCGCCAGGGCGTCATCGCCGAGGCGGTCCGCCGACTCGACCGCGCCGGGGTCGGCATCGCCGACATCGCGATCCGCCGCCCGACCCTCGACGACGTCTTCCTCCAGCTCACCGGGCGCGGCGTGGACGAGGTCGAGAACGGCGAGGCCGGCGCCGAGGGCGAAGCCGGGGAGGAGGGTCGATGA
- a CDS encoding ABC transporter permease, protein MKNTISDTLVLAGRNLKRIPRQPDLLTGYTIQPVMFTLLFVFVFGGAIATPGYDDYTDFLIPGIVVQTISFGGFTTALGLSDDLRKGLIDRFRSLPMSRAAVLAGRTLSDVLLNCVSLVIMFGVGLAVGFSFASSVPEVILGLILMLMFGYAFSWVFAYVGLNASSPETANALGFIAIFPLTFASGIFVPTSSMPSWLEAFANVNPFTTVTDAARALFVGAPAGDDVWGAFVWTIGITVVFAALSISRYRRAVSS, encoded by the coding sequence ATGAAGAACACGATCTCCGACACGCTCGTGCTCGCGGGTCGCAACCTGAAGCGGATCCCGCGCCAGCCCGACCTGCTCACCGGCTACACGATCCAGCCGGTCATGTTCACGCTGCTGTTCGTCTTCGTGTTCGGCGGCGCGATCGCGACGCCGGGCTACGACGACTACACGGACTTCCTGATCCCGGGGATCGTCGTCCAGACGATTTCCTTCGGCGGCTTCACGACCGCGCTCGGGCTCTCCGACGACCTGCGAAAGGGCCTCATCGACCGCTTCCGCTCGCTGCCGATGTCGCGCGCCGCGGTGCTCGCGGGACGGACGCTGTCTGACGTCCTGCTCAACTGCGTCTCGCTCGTGATCATGTTCGGCGTCGGTCTCGCGGTCGGCTTCAGCTTCGCATCGAGCGTGCCCGAGGTGATCCTCGGACTGATCCTGATGCTGATGTTCGGCTACGCGTTCTCGTGGGTCTTCGCCTACGTCGGCCTGAACGCGTCCTCGCCCGAGACCGCGAACGCGCTCGGCTTCATCGCGATCTTCCCGCTGACCTTCGCGTCGGGCATCTTCGTCCCGACCTCCTCGATGCCGAGCTGGCTCGAGGCGTTCGCGAACGTCAATCCGTTCACCACCGTCACCGATGCCGCCCGCGCCCTGTTCGTCGGTGCGCCGGCCGGGGACGACGTCTGGGGCGCCTTCGTCTGGACGATCGGGATCACCGTCGTCTTCGCGGCGCTCTCGATCTCGCGCTACCGCCGCGCGGTCAGCTCGTGA